Genomic window (Marinobacter fonticola):
CAGGATCTCGCGCGTATCGAATCTACCGACAGCCTGACCGGACTGGCCAACCGCCGATTTTTCATGGAAGACCTGACCCATACCCTGGCGATTGCCGACCGTCATTTCCGCCAAGTCGCGCTGATCATGCTCGATCTGGACCGCTTTCAGATCCTTAATGACACCCTTGGCCATCACTTCGGCGACGAGCTGCTGATCAAGGTGGCCGATCGCCTCAACCGTTTCAGCACTGAACGTGTACTCGTGGCCTATTCCAGTGGCGACGAGTTTATGATTTCGCAGCAGCACATCGAAGATATCGATGAGGTCATCTACCTGCTAGGCCAGATCAAGCAGTGTTTCGCCGAGCCTTTTATCGTGCAGGAGCAGGAACATCACGTCAGCGCTACCCTGGGCGTGGCCGTTTACCCCCAAAGCGGCCTGGATGCGGACATCCTGCTGCGCAATGCCGACGTGGCGCTCTATCGCGCCAAGGAGTCGGGCCGCAACCATTATCAGTTCTACACCGAAGGCATGCAGGACCGGGAAGTCCGCCGGCTAGAGCTCGACAAGGATCTCAACAAAGCCTTGAGCGAAGACCAATTAGTGCTGCACTTCCAGCCCCAGTTGGACCTAGCGACCCAGCAAATCGGCAGCGTCGAAGCACTGGTGCGCTGGCAGCATCCTACCCGGGGCCTGCTGCCACCGGCAGACTTTATTCCCCTTGCGGAAGAGAGCGGACGCATTTCCGACATCGGCCGCTGGGTCGCCCTGGCCGCCTGCCGCCAGCTCGCCGCCTGGCAGGGCGGGCCTTTGGGTCATCTGCGCGTGGCTATTAACCTGTCCGGCCGCGAGCTGGAAGATCCAGACCTGGTGGAAAACATCGAGAACGCACTGCGCAACAACAACGTTAGCGCCAGCCAGCTCGAGGTCGAGCTGACCGAGGAGATCTTCATCGAGAACCTGGAGCGCAACCTCGACCAACTCAAGCGCCTGAATCAGCTCGGCGTCCATCTCGCTATTGACGATTTCGGCACCGGCTACTCGTCCCTCGCCTACCTGCGAGACTTCCCGGTGGATCTGCTTAAAATAGATCGCTCGTTTATTACCCGGGTCACCGAACGCCATGACGATGCGATCATTACTCGTGCCGTCATCAATCTGGCCCATAACCTGGGCATTCAGGTCGCGGCGGAAGGCATCGAAACCGAAGCTCAGCTCAGTTTCCTGCGCACGCACCGTTGCGACTTGGCCCAGGGTTATCTGATTGGCCGGCCGCTCCCGGTGCGCGAACTGGAATCGCTCGTGGCCAAGGGCGTGGACATCGGCGATCTGTCACATCAGTCGCCTTAAGACGTAGCGCTTCGTTGAATCGTCAGTGGTAACTTCAGTGAACGGCCACAGACACGATGACGTAAACATCAGTAAGATAACGTCGATCAACCACTGACTTGCGGAACGCCATGACCGTACCCAACCCCCGCTACCTGACTCCGGACCAGGACCAGCAGCTACGCCGCTGGGAAAACTGGAACCGCCGCTACTTCATCTTTGCCTTCATCGCCCTGGTGACGCTATTGGTGTTCAGCAGTCAGCTGGGCCTGTCCAGCGGTCGGGAATGGGGGCCCCTTGGCTTTCTATTGGCGGCGCTGATAGCGCCTATCATCGCGCTGCAACTACGCTTGCGCTGCCCGCAGTGCTATCACCGCATTGGCTGGCAGGCCAAACTGCAGGCGCCGGACCAATGCCGGCATTGCGGCGCCTTCCTGCGTGCGCGCCGATAGCCTTCGCGCCTATAAATAGCGCTCGCGCCTGACAGACAACAGACCGGTAAATCCACTTAATCGTTTTTCGCTTGACCTTTGAGCCGCTCAAAGGTTTTAAACTGACATCAACCCATTCAGCTTGGGAGTGATGCAATGAAGGTGAGCGAAATCGCCCGCGCTGCCGGCGTCAATCCGGAAACCGTGCGCTACTACACTCGCGAGGGTCTACTGAGCCCGGCGCGTAATCCGGACAATGGCTATCATCGGTACGACGGCAATGACCTCCAACGTCTGAAATTTGCCCGCAAGGCCCGACAGCTGGGTTTTGCCCTGAGCGAGATCCAATCGATCCTGGGTGAAGCCGACCACCACCATTCGCCCTGCCCGATGGTCAGGGACATGTTTACCCGCCGCTTGCAAGACGTGGAAGCGCGCCTGGCCGAACTGGAAGCCCTGCGCGACCGCATGCGTGAGGCCATGGCCGCGTGGGAAACCATGCCCAACGGTAATCCGGACGGCCATACCATCTGCCGCCTGATCGAAAAATGGGACGAAGCCACCGGCGTCGACGGCCAAGAGGCTGGCGTGGACCAGCCCGGCTCAGGCAAAGCGATTGCACCTAAGGGTACACGTCAGACCGGAGGGGCCGCATGAACATCGCCCAACAGCCCTCTCGTCAATTAACCATCTCCGGCGCGTCCTGCCAGGGCTGCGTGAAGAAAATCCGCCAGGCTCTGTCGCCCCTTGTGGATGACGCCGATGCGGTAAGTGTCGATCTGGAACGCCAAACCGTTGCCCTGCCGGTCACGGTCGATCCCGCCGAGGCCGCGCGCCTAATCACCGGCGCGGGCTTTCCAGCCGAAGCATCCGCGGACACGGCGGAGCAACAGGATGCCGGGGCGTACCGTACCTCGCCGCCGTACCGTACCTCGCCGCAAGGGGCCGCCAAGCATGGGGAAGAGGCCGCTCAGCCCGACGTTCGCGATGCCGGCGAGAGTCCGGTGGTCCAGATGGCCATCACCGGCGCCACCTGCGCGTCCTGCGTCAACACCATCGAAAGCGCGATGCGCCGGGTGCCGGGCGTAACCTCGGCCCGCATGAACCTGGCCGATCTGACGGCCACCGCTTACGGCAGCGGTTCGGCGAGCGCTCTGATCCAGGCCATCGAGAGTGCCGGCTATGGGGCCTCGGAAATACACGATAGCGATGCCGCGGATGAGCAACGCCAGGAAGCCGACGCCCGCGAATACCGGTCGTTACTGATCAAGATGGCGGTTGGACTGGGCTTGGGTGTCCCGCTGATGGTTTGGGGCCTGCTGGGCGGCACCATGAGCGTCACCCCGGCAAACCAGCCGGGATGGCTGGCG
Coding sequences:
- a CDS encoding putative bifunctional diguanylate cyclase/phosphodiesterase gives rise to the protein MHNESSNPSRGLSRALLHPVLPAILILAFVVLTVGFWRGVESQARHQIQLTLQAETSALARELQGDFQSHVRALRRMAERRAALPSLPQAVWKIDADNHLRDFNHYQAIEWVDSDYRIRWITPLAGNENVEGFNVAFNAERLASLQRATRTGQVDFSGIIELRQGGTGIVVYAPIVHEGTSLGYIAGVFRMEGLIEALITPRILDNFQVEIIESGTNRFVVVPDAPVTASIEQTTALDVPGLDWHLRLTPTQPWVESHRGEWPHVAPLGLMGLGVLISALVWLAQLIMRRNQALTQAQDALQEEVYQRESVQQDLARIESTDSLTGLANRRFFMEDLTHTLAIADRHFRQVALIMLDLDRFQILNDTLGHHFGDELLIKVADRLNRFSTERVLVAYSSGDEFMISQQHIEDIDEVIYLLGQIKQCFAEPFIVQEQEHHVSATLGVAVYPQSGLDADILLRNADVALYRAKESGRNHYQFYTEGMQDREVRRLELDKDLNKALSEDQLVLHFQPQLDLATQQIGSVEALVRWQHPTRGLLPPADFIPLAEESGRISDIGRWVALAACRQLAAWQGGPLGHLRVAINLSGRELEDPDLVENIENALRNNNVSASQLEVELTEEIFIENLERNLDQLKRLNQLGVHLAIDDFGTGYSSLAYLRDFPVDLLKIDRSFITRVTERHDDAIITRAVINLAHNLGIQVAAEGIETEAQLSFLRTHRCDLAQGYLIGRPLPVRELESLVAKGVDIGDLSHQSP
- a CDS encoding MerR family transcriptional regulator → MKVSEIARAAGVNPETVRYYTREGLLSPARNPDNGYHRYDGNDLQRLKFARKARQLGFALSEIQSILGEADHHHSPCPMVRDMFTRRLQDVEARLAELEALRDRMREAMAAWETMPNGNPDGHTICRLIEKWDEATGVDGQEAGVDQPGSGKAIAPKGTRQTGGAA